AATTCAGCTCGCTCGAAAGCGCCTCTGCATCAGGAATGCGGCCAAAAGATGCATCGATAATGTGATGACCGCCATCCGTGGTAAACTCTCCGTCACCGGACTGGCGCAAAGCCAGTTCACCGGAAAGACCGAGCCGGGCCGCGACCTTCTCGATCGCGATCCGTGTCGAGACGAGCCCGAACGGATTGACTTCGATCGGCAGCGCGAAGGCGCCGAGCATATCGACCAGCTTGCTCTCGTCTGCAATGACGATCATTCGTTCGGAGGCGGCCGCGACGATCTTTTCGCGCAGCAGCGCACCGCCGCCGCCCTTGATCAGCCGGAGCCCAGCATCGAGTTCGTCGGCGCCATCGATCGTCAGATCGAGTGCCGGCAGCTCGTCCAGCGATTTCAGCGGCACACCGAGTTCGACGCAAAGCCGCGCCGTTCTTTCAGACGTAGGAACGCCTTCGACCCTGAAGCCGCCAGCGACCTTCTCGGCCAACAGGCGAACGAATTCTTCCGCCGTGCTGCCGGTGCCAATCCCGAGACGCATCCCGCTTTCGACATGGGCGAGTGCGGCCGCGGCGGCCTTGATCTTCATTTCGCGGGCATCCATGCGCCGCCAGCTCCAATTATTGCGTTGGATGTGCTGTTTACACGGCTCGCCTGGCAAACGAAAGTCAAAATCATCACGGAAAATGAAAAGCCGAAACAGATGCCTGCGGCCTCCCCCGGGGATCTTCAGGCCGTTGCTTTCCGCTGCATGATCGCCTACCTCAGAGGCGATCCATCGTCCTCAGGGGCGATCCCTCGTCCCCAGGGGACGATCCGTCATTCCCAGAGGCGATCTGTCGTTCGCGGAGGCGGCTCGTCACCTCAAAGGACGATCCATCGCTTAAAGAGGCAAGCCCTTGATCCCCTCCTCCGTCCGCCCGGCGCTCGTCGTCTTCGATCTCGATGGCACCCTTCTCGACACCCATACGGACTTGGTCGAGAGCCTGAACCATACGATTGCGGCCCTTAGCCTCGAACCGGTCAGCTATGACGACCTCACCCATCTCGTCGGCCACGGCGCCCGCGTGATGATCGAACGCGCCTGCCGGCTGCGCGGCCATCCGCTTACTCAGGAAGCCCTGCCGCCCCTGGTCGAGCGTTTCATCGCCCATTATGCCGGCAACATGCCCGGCCGCACCGAGCCCTATCCCGGCCTGGTCGCCGCGATGGATCGGCTAAAATCACAGGGTTACCGCCTCGCCGTCTGCACCAACAAGATGGAAAGCCTGGCGCTCGGCCTGCTGGACAAGCTCGATCTCGCCAGCTATTTCGCCGCCATCACCGGCGGCGACACCTTCGACGTGCGCAAGCCCGACGCCCGCCACCTCACAGGCACCATCGAACGCGCCGGCGGCGACCGGTCCCGCACCGTGATGATCGGCGACAGCATCAACGACATCGCCGTCGCCAGGAATGCCGGCGTCCCGTCGATCGCCGTGCCCTTTGGTTATTCCGACGTGCCAGTCTCAAGCCTCGATCCGGATGTGATCATCACCCATTACGATGAGCTGACCCCGGAACTGGTGGAGAGGCTGTTGCGGGAGTTTGCAGCGAAGGTCGCCGTCTGAGGCTCTCGCCCAGTTCTGATCCTTCCTTTGCCGGCGTACCGTGTGAGCCGCCCTCTCCTTCGTATTTCCTACCTTGGACTAAGCCCAGAACGAAGGCGTTCGAATCCCGCACAAAAACAAAACGGGCGGCCCAAAGACCGCCCGCTCCGTAATCTAATAAAATCAGCGTCAGATCTGCGCCCCACGCGCCTTGGTCGTCGCGTCGAATGCCTTGTCGACATAGCCGTCGCGGCCATAAACGTCGTCGAAATATTCCACCACGCCGTCCTTGTTCGGCCAGGCTGTGAAATAGGACACGTAAACGGGAATCCTCTGCGGCACCTTGACCGCATGGTTCTGCCCCGTGGCGATCTGCTTGGCAACGTCGTCGACCGTCGTTCCGAGCACTGCAGCTGCCATGGCACGCGGATCGGCAAGGCGCACGCAACCGTGGCTCAGCGCCCGCATGTCGCGCTTGAAGAAGCTCTTCGACGGCGTGTCGTGCATATAGATCGCGTGGCTGTTCGGGAACAGGATCTTCAGTTCGCCGAGCGCATTGTCACTGCTTGGCGGCTGGCGCACCGAGACGTTGTCGGTCGAGCCGTACCAGTCGACGCTCGACGAGGCGACCGCGTGGCCGTTCACCTCAACCTCATAACCGAGCTGGTCGAGATAGTTCGGATCCGAGCGCAGCTTCGGCAACATCTCGTTGATGATGATCGACTGCGGCACGCCCCAGAAAGGGTTGAACTCCACCGTCTCGATCTCGTCGTCGAAGAAATAGGTCTGGTTGTTCTTGCCGCCGACCACAACGCGCATCGACAGCTGTTCCTTGCCGCCATTGTGGTAATAGACCATGAAGGCCGGCTGGTTGATCATCACGTAACGGGAACCGAGATCTTCGGGCAGCCAGCGCGCCTGTTCCATGGCGACGACGAGCTTGTCGATCTTCGAGGCATTGCTATCGCCGCCGGTCATGGCGCGCACCGTAGCCTGGCCGATGACGCCATCGGCCTTCAGTCCGCGCTCCTTCTGGAAATCCTCGACCAGCGAGACGATCTCAGGCGAATAGTCGCTGCTGCCTGCGTAAGCAGCAAGCGTTGCCGCGTGATCGGTCCTCAGCGTTTCGGAACCGTGCTTGCCGATCGCCTTGACGATATTGGCGATCTCGGGCGAGCTTTCGCCGGGCTTCAGCAGCGTATCGAGCGAAACGACGATTCGCTCCTCATTGCCGCCGTCGGCTGCGCGAAGCTTGGCGAGTTCCGCCTTCAACGCCTGGAACTGTGGACTATCGGGTGAGCGGTTGGCGATGTAAGCGCCGACATCGGGGCTCATGCGGGCAAGCTTCAGCACCGGCGCCAGATTGACCACCTTGCGCTGGAAGTCGTGATAGCCGGAGATCTTGTTCGGATCGATGCGACCGCGCGCGGTGTCCTGCACGAAGGCCAGCACCTTGGCGGAGAGTTCGAGCTCGAATTGCGTCAGCGCCCGATCGCGGAAGGCTGGATCGGGATTGGCCGGGTCGATATCAGGCGTCTGGATGGCGTAATCTGCCGGGTCGAGGCCGACGGAGGCCGCATCGGCAAGCACCAGCATCGCCGACTTGGCACCATCGTTGATCTGATTGCCATCGACCCAGACGAGCGGGTTGCGGCTATCGCCATAATAGGCTTCGAGCGCCTTTGCGACGTCGGCATTGGCACGCACCTTGGCCTGCGCCAGGAAACGGCGCTGCACGGCGGGTTCGGCGCTGGCATCGCCGCTCGCCGATACATCGGCGACCGCGCCGGTGACGACAGGATCGGCAAACTTGCCGGTATCGACCAACTGCAGCGTTTCGGTTTTATAGGTGTAGTAACGCGGGCCGCTCACCTTCGGCAACGGCGCTTCCGGATCAAGCCCGCCGAGCGAGCCGCCGACGGCGCCGCGCGGCACCGGACGGCCAGGCGCCTGATCCATGAAGATGGTGCTCTGGTTCCGCTGCCTGTCGCCGCGCAGCATCTCCATCAATGTATAAGCATGCGCAGGTGCGGCATTCATAACCGCTACGCCGCAGGAAATTGCCAATGCGGATGCCGCGCTTTTCAAAACGAACGTCATATATCTTCCAGTCCCGGTGTCATGCTGTTCTTGTCACGAGCGCAAGGCTCAATATCTTATCCCGCGAAACTCATGCAGCGTAAGGCCTCATTGATCAGAAACCGGCCTGCGCCGCCAGCGCCGGCGGACTCAATTTTGTGTGACGGAGATCCTGCACGGCGCCGCGCAGAAGTTCACACAAAATTATGAAATTATTAGTTAATTTTTTACCCAATTTTTGCCGCCAGACCAATGTGGCGAAAACGCCCAGACGCATAAAATTTCGAAAGTGGCCTAAAAGGCACGCCGCACAAGCCTCGCAAACATGACTTCCGACTTCAATATTTCGCATGGCGTCCGGTTTTCTTGTCGAACGTTCCCACCTATAAGACCTGATCTTTCGAAGACGACCGAAAACAGCATTTAAAGGGAAGGCAAGGCTGATGACCGCAACCCGTACCGAAACCGATACTTTTGGGCCCATCGACGTTGCCGCCGACCGATATTGGGGCGCCCAGGCCGAGCGTTCGCTCGGCAATTTCAAGATCGGCTGGGAAAAGCAGCCGCTGTCGATCGTGCGTGCGCTCGGCATCGTCAAGCAGGCGGCGGCCCGCGCCAACATGTCGCTCGGCCAGCTTGATCCTGGCCTCGGACAGGCCATCGTCGATGCCGCCCAGGAAGTGGTCGAGGGCAAACTCGACGACCATTTTCCGCTGGTCGTCTGGCAGACCGGTTCAGGCACGCAGTCCAACATGAATGCCAATGAAGTGATCTCCAATCGTGCTATAGAAATGCTCGGCGGCGTCATGGGTTCCAAGAAGCCGGTGCATCCGAACGATCACGTCAATATGAGCCAGTCGTCGAACGACACCTACCCGACGGCGATGCACATCGCCTGCGCCGAACGGATCGCCCATCACCTGTTGCCATCCCTGAAGCACCTCCATGCCGCCCTCGACATGAAGGTCACCGAATTCAGCCACATCATCAAGATCGGCCGCACCCACACCCAGGACGCAACACCGCTGACACTCGGCCAGGAATTTTCGGGTTATGCCGCCCAGGTCGGCTCCGCCATCAAGCGCATCGAAATGACCCTGCCCGGCCTCTGCGAACTCGCCCAGGGTGGGACGGCCGTCGGTACCGGCCTCAATGCGCCGCTGGGCTTCGCCGAAAAGGTCGCCGAAGAGATCGCCGCCATAACAGCCATGCCCTTCGTCACCGCGCCGAACAAGTTCGAGGCGCTCGCCTCGCATGACGGCATGGTCTTTTCCCATGGCGCCATCAATGCGGGCGCTGCCGCCCTCTTCAAGATCGCCAACGATATCCGCCTGCTCGGCTCCGGCCCACGCGCCGGTCTCGGCGAACTGGCGCTGCCGGAAAACGAGCCCGGCTCCTCGATCATGCCCGGCAAGGTCAATCCGACCCAGTGCGAGGCGCTGACGCAGGTCTGCATCCACATCTTCGGCAATCACGCCGCGCTGACCTTTGCCGACAGCCAGGGTCATTTCGAACTCAACGTCTACAATCCGATGATGGCGTACAACTTCCTGCAATCGGTGCAACTGCTGGCGGATGCCGCCGTCTCCTTCACCGATAATTGTGTCGTCGGCATCGAGGCGCGCGAGGACAACATCAAGGCCGGCCTCGAACGCTCGCTGATGCTGGTGACCGCGCTTGCCCCGAAGATCGGCTACGACGCAGCCGCTAAGATCGCCAAGACCGCCCACAAAAATGGCACGACGCTGAAGGAAGAAGCCCTCGCCAGCGGCCTGGTCTCGGCAGAAGACTACGATACGATCGTCCGCCCGGAAACGATGATCGGCCCAAAGTAGTAACGCCATGAAGCTTCAGCCTTCTCCCTCGCTTGCGGCGGAGAAGGCGATCGGTTGCGATCAGACCAACAGCGAAAAATTGTCCATCACGACCGAATTGCCCATGAAATCGAAACTGATTTCATCGATGTCTTCAATCTCGACCAGAAGATCGGGATCGGCGACCTCAAGTTCCTGCTGATAGACGATCTGGCCGTCGTTCATCGCGGTCAGCGTCAAATGAAAGGGCGAGGCCGACAATTCGGCAATCGAAACGCCCTGAAAGGTGAAGTCGCCGCCATCGACCATTTTCAGGGTCACGGGCGCCGAACCCGGCGATAGAACCGTATCGCTGAAACCGTCCTCGGTGATGGCGTCGACGCCCGGGATCGTGTCATAGACAATACCGTTCAGAAACGTCAGGTCGTGAATGCCGTTCACGGAGAGCGCGAAGCCCCGGTAATTCGGCAGAGAAAAGTCATCCGCGCGCGATGTGACACCCAGGTCGTCGAAATCCAGGACTTCATGATACTTGTCCTCTTCATTGACGCCGTCGATCGCCAGCGTCAGAACCCCGACATCCGTTCCCCCCACGCCATCGGAGATCTTGTAGCGGATCTCTTCGATCAACTGGTCGTGCGCCCGCAAGTTCTTCACCACGTCGAGCGAGTAATCCAGCTCGTAGGTGAAGTGACCGTCGGGCCGCACGGTGAAGGTCCCATAATCGCCTTTGATGATCGTTTCCTGTGTCAGTCCCTGTTTCGCATCGACCCTGACACCGTCGAAAGAGCGAAGATAGGTGGTCGATCCCTCTGGATCGCTGTCATTGGACAGCAAATCCCCTCTGATCCAGTCGTGCTCGAAGAAAATGAGAAGATCGTCGTTAGCAGTCGGTTTTGCGTTCGTCATCGGAAGCCCCCGGAAGTTAACGTCGCGGGAAATATGAACCGGCCTCCGGCGAAAGGCAACCTGAAGTCGTCTTTCCCGACGAATGCGGATTTGACCGCTCGCCCATCCAGATTGCATTTGCAGCGCCGCGGATTTAGACCGGTTCCAATTTAGCGACGCACGCCCACCAGAAAGGTCACTTCGATGGCTGACGATCTCTTCCCGCTCGGCAAGGATACCACCCCCTACCGCAAGATCAGCGGCGACCATGTCTCGGTCGACAGTTTCAAAGGCCAGGAAATATTGACCGTCGAGCCGGAAGCCATCCGCCTGCTTGCCGAAACCGCCTTCGCCGATATCAACCATCTGCTCCGCCCCGGCCACCTGAAGCAGCTCGCCTCGATCCTCGATGACCCCGAGGCGACCGACAACGACCGCTTCGTCGCCTACGACCTTTTGAAGAACGCCAATATTGCCGCCGGCGGCGTGCTGCCGATGTGCCAGGATACCGGCACGGCAATCATCATGGGCAAGAAGGGCCGCAGGGTCTGGACCGAGGGCGGGGATACCGCGGCACTCGCCCGCGGCGTCATGGATGCCTATGAGAAGAAGAACCTGCGTTATTCGCAGCTCGCGCCGGTCAAGATGTTCGAGGAGAAGAACACCAAGAACAACCTGCCGGCACAGATCGACATCTACGAGGAAGGCACCGACGCCTACGAATTCCTCTTCGTCGCCAAGGGCGGCGGCTCGGCCAACAAGACCTTCCTTTACCAGGGCACACCCTCGCTCTTGACGCACGACCGGATGATCGACTTCCTCAAGGAGAAGATCCTGACGTTAGGGACGGCAGCCTGTCCGCCCTACCATCTGGCCATCGTCATCGGCGGCACTTCGGCCGAGATGAACCTGAAAACCGTCAAGCTCGCCTCGACCCGCTATCTCGACGAGCTGCCGACCGAAGGCTCCGAGAGCGGCCACGCCTTCCGCGATCTCGAGATGGAAAAGGAAATCCACCGACTGACGCAGCAGATGGGTGTCGGCGCCCAGTTCGGCGGCAAGTATTTCTGTCATGACGTGCGTGTCATCCGCCTGCCCCGCCACGGCGCCTCGCTGCCGATCGGCCTCGGCGTCTCCTGTTCCGCCGACCGTCAGGCCAAGGGCCGCATCACCCGCGACGGCATCTTCGTCGAGCAGCTCGAAACCGATCCGTCGAAATACATGCCCGAGATCGACGAAGCGAAACTGTCGGAATCGACCGTCCGTATCGATCTCAACCGGCCGATGGCCGAAGTGCTGGCCGAACTCTCCAGGCATCCCGTCAAGGCGCGCCTGTCGCTGTCGGGCACGATCATTGTCGCCCGCGACCTTGCCCATGCCAAGATCCGCGAGCGGCTGGAGAAAGGCGAAGGCATGCCCGAATACCTGAAAAACCACCCGATCTATTATGCCGGCCCGGCCAAGACGCCTGTCGGTTACGCCTCCGGCTCCTTCGGCCCGACGACGGCCGGGCGCATGGACAGTTACGTCGACCAGTTCCAGTCCTTCGGCGGATCGATGGTGATGCTTGCCAAGGGCAACCGCTCGCGCGCCGTGCGCGAGGCCTGCAAGAAACATGGCGGCTTTTATCTCGGATCGATCGGCGGCCCCGCCGCCCGTCTTGCTCAGGACTGCATCCGCAAGGTCGAAGTCTACGAATATCCCGAACTCGGCATGGAAGCGGTCTGGAAGATCGAAGTCGAAGACTTTCCGGCCTTCATCGTCATCGACGACAAGGGCAATGACTTCTTCCAGGAATTGAACCTGGGGTGACGCTCTCGGATGCGGGACGGGCAGGCATCGGCGCCCGTCCCGTTCTTGAATGTGCGGGCTGCGGCAAAGTCCGCCGCCAGCAAACAGCCTTGGAAATATCATTCCAACCCATTTCCAATGAAATACCGGGCTGCCGAACAACTATCGATATGATGAATACGTGCGAAATGCAGAGAAGAACTGCAAGTTTTTCAGATATCGCTCCCGTCTAGCGAGCATCCGCTTTCTCACCAAAGCTAGATATTTTCTTTGAGAATCATGGGGCTACTTGAAGTATTGGCCAGTCATGGACTTATCGTATGTAATCTTTGGTATATATCGCTTTAATCTTTTCCCAAGAAATTTAAGCTACCAAATAGATTATTGCCTTCGAATATATGAGGAGTTCGCCGGATGAACACGGCTGTCGCGCCCAAGGTGCAGGTTCCCGACGTAGCGGGCCAGATCACCTATGCCATGCGCTCGATGGGCGTTGCGCCAATACCGCGCAACTACGAACTCTTCTACGAAGCCTATATCGGCTCCAACCCCGCGCTCACCCGGGACCTTGCAGCCCTCGGCGGCCAGGCGACGCAGGCCGAGCTCGACGAGCTAGGCGCGCAGTATTTCACCAGCAGCCCGGCCCGCGTCTTCGACGACGCCCATACCCGCATTTCAGGCGAACTCGATGGACTGCTGCGGGTTCTGAGACAGGAGCAAAACTCGCTGGAAAGCTATACAAGGCTACTCGGCGAGACCCATAAGCGCATCACCTCCAAAAGCAATGCCAGCGTCGAACTGATCGAAAACGCCATCGAACTTTTGAGCCAGGCGACCGGCGACACCATGGCGCACGGCGAACGCACCGTCGGCGACGTCGTCCAGCGCTCGCAGGAGATGGATCAGGTCCGCAAGGAACTCGATGAATATAAACGCATCGCCAACACCGATTCGTTGACGCGCCTTTCCAACCGCCGCGCCTTCGACGAGCGCCTCGCCGCCGTCTTCAACAATCCCGGCATGCGGCCGGTGACGGCCTTGCTGCTGGCCGATATCGACAACTTCAAGAAGATCAACGACACCTACGGCCATCCCGTCGGCGACAAGATTCTCGCCACCGTCGCCTCCGTCATCCGCAGCAATGTCCGGCGTGATGTCTTTGTTGCCCGCGCCGGCGGCGAGGAGTTCGCGCTGATCATCGACGGCAACACGCCCGAAGAGATCACGGCGATCGCCGAGCGCATCCGCCGCACGCTGGAAACCACCTCGTTCAAGAATTCCCGCACGCGGGTCAATTACGGCCCGATCACCGTCTCGATCGGCATCTGCATGGCCTCCAGCGCCGAAGATGCCGGCGAACTCTACAGCAAGACCGACATCGCCCTTTACGGCGCCAAGAATGCCGGCCGCAACTGCACCATCCTCTATCAGGACGGCATGCAGAAGGATTTCACCAAGAGCTGGCTGATCTACAAGAGCTGACGGCAAGTCCGCGCCACTGGCACGCTGTCACCCCACAGGTGACGGCGGTTTTACCACATCGTCTTCGCCGCGCGTCCCGGCCATTCCCGGTCGTAGGTTTCCTGGTCGAAATCACCGACCGCGGCCTTCAGCATCTGGCCCGGTGTCGGCAGGCCCGCCGGATCGGCGAAATGTTGGCCATTCCAGAGTTCGGCCCGCATCACGGCGCGGGCGCATTGGAAATAGACCTCGTCGATCGAAATCACCACGACGGTGCGGGGATGTATGCCGTCCATCTCGAAGCTCGAAAGCACTGCCTCGTCGTCCGAGACGACGCCGCGGCCGTTGATGCGCATCGTCGTGTTCGAGCCGGGGATCAGGAACATCAGCGCCAGCCGGGGATCGCGCACGATATTGGAGAGCGAGTCGACGCGGTTGTTGCCGCGCCAGTCCGGCAGATGCAGCGTCTCGTCGTCGACGACGCGCACCACGCCGCCGAGATCGCCGCGCGGCGAACAGTCGAGCCCTTCGGGCCCGACGGTGGCAAGCGCTGCGAACGGCGAAAGCGCGATCATCTGCCGATAGAGCGGCGTCAACCGCTTCGTCACCTTGTCGACCGAGGCCTGCGAAAGCCCGGCGCCGTAGATCGTGTTGAGCTCATCGATGCTGCTGATGATTTTCATGAGGCGTCCCGCCGCGGCTTGATATCGGGACGGACGCTACAATGCCGCGCGCTTTACCGGAAGCTCAAAAAACGGAATGATCTCAGCAGCGTTTTTGATGCCTTCGTCGGCCATGTCCTCCTCGCCTTGGACAGCTCCGAGAAACGCAGCGATTGCGGCAAGAACCGGAGCGGCGGCGAGGATGCGCCGGTGCCCGAAACCGTTCGCCCAGAACAGCCGGACGCCCTCGCCGGCTGCCTGATAGCGCTTGGCATGGGCTGGCGGCACTTCCTTGTCGTCCTCGGCATGGATGACGAGCACCGGCCGGCCGATCGCACTCGCCGCATCGCCAGCATCGAAATCCTCAAGTCTCCGTCCGGTGACGTGACGAACCTCATTCTCCAGCGCCGCTTGCGCGGCCGGGCGAAGGCCGATCATCCGGCCGAAGTCGGTAAACAGCCAGGCCATTTCGCTTGGCGCACCGATCAGCACCAGCCGCTCAGCCGTGACAGGAGCGACATCGGGCAGCAGACCCGCCACCGATACCACCAGCGCCGCGCCGCCGAAGGAATGGCCGATGACCGCATCGAAGGCGCCGAAGCGTGCCTCGATCGCGGCAATCGCCTTGACCGCAAGCCCCATGTGCAGGAAGCGCCGGCTGGCACGTCCGTGGCCGGGAAAATCGAGGGCCACCACCTCCGCGCCCGTTGCCGAAAGCATCGAAACGAGCTCGGCCATGTATTCGGTGCTCGAGCCCCAGCCATGCGTCACCAGATAGCGCTTGCGTCTTCCTCTCGCCCCGCCGTTCAGCCGATAGGCATGCGTTTTCGCCCCGCCGGCAAGTCTGAGGGTGAAACGTTCGGCGCCGTCAAGCCGGGCCGCGCCCGCCGCATGCGCCGCCTTGGCTTTTGCTCCCTTCGGCCGCGGCGACGGCGTCCTGCAGAACAGCAGGAACGCCGCCCTGCCCGCCAGATCCGGCGAAACCGCCTGTAGCAGGGAGAACCCGAGGCGGGTGACCTTGCGCGCAAAATTTGCCATAGTGAGAATCCAAAAGACTGTTCAACACTGAACAATAAAGTACAACGATGAACAAAAATCAATCCCTTCCCTGGGATCATCCGCGTTTTCGCAGCTGGATCGCGGTGGCGCGCGCCTGCCAGCTGATGCAGCAATCGCTGACCCGCTCGCTGGCCAATCTCGACATCAAGCCGCCGCACCTCGACATCCTGGTCAATCTCTATCGTTTCGAAGCCATCTCGCAGCAGGAGCTGGCCCGCAAGCTGCTGGTCGGCCGCTCCAACATGAGCATGCTCCTGCCGCAGATGGAAAAGCGCGGCTTGATCGAACGACGCGGCGATGCGCGCGACAAACGCGTGCTGCGCCTCTATCTCACACCGGAGGGCCGCACGTTGACCGAGGCGGCGATGGTGATCCAGACGGATCTGATCGAACGCTCGCTTTCGCAAGAGCCGATCGAGCAATGCATGGCGACCGCCACCTCGATGGAGCGCATCATCACCGTGCTGCTCAGCGATCTCCGCGACGAGGATTGAGGATCAATGCAGCGTCGGCGCTGCCGCCGTGCCGGTCAGCGAGCGGTATTCCCAGGCGGCGACGATAATCAGCACCAGCGTCGCCAGCATGCCCATCAGATAGATCTCGATGAAGGGTGCAACGAAGGCCAGCAGGATCAGCAACACCAGGCCGGCCAGATGTGACAGCGGCAGCTGCCCGCTGGTCGCGCCCTTGAACCAGAGATTGCCGATCAGAAACAGGCCGGAGCCGCCGAGCACAGCTGCAGCAATGCCGAGATCGCCGGTCTCGTGCGGATGCGAGAACATGAATTCGACTGCCACCGCATGGACGATGATGCCGGCCAGGATCGGGATATGCCCATAGGTGAAGGCGAGCCGCGCCAAGGCCCCCGGCGTCGCCTCATGCTCGATGCGGTGGGCGGCGCGCCCGTGGCCGAAGCGGAAATAAAGCCACCACATGGTGACGGTGCCGATGAAACCGGTGACGAAGACGATGCCGGTCAATCCCGAAAACGGCAGCTCGGAAAAGGTGCGGCCGGAAACCAGGATTGCTTCGCCGAGGCAGATGATGACGAAGAGCGCGCAGCGCTCGGCCATATGGGCGCCGGAAACGTCCCAGTCGCCCGCCGTCGAGCGGCCGAGGCCAGGCACGGCAAAGCCCGCGGCCGGGCCGGCATATTCGATTGCGAGCGCGATCACCCAGGCGATCAGCCGCGCCTCGTGATCGAGCAGCCCGCCGGCAATCCAGAAGACGGCGGCGACGACGAGCCAGGTGGTGATGCGGATGAAATTCAGCGTATTGGCGCGGTCGACGCGTGTCATCGCATAGGTCGTAAACAGCGAGCGCCCCACCTGCATCGCCACATAGGCGCCGGCAAACAGCAGCCCCTTGTCGCCGAAGGCCTCGGGGATGGAGGCCGACAGCAGCAGCCCGAGCATCATCAGCGCCACCAGCATGCCGCGCACCGGCGTCCTGTCGGGGTCGAGCCAGTTGGTCACCCAGGCGGTGAAGATCCACACCCACCAGACGGCAAAGGTCATCAGCGCCGCTTCGGCGGCACCGAGCGGCGTATAATGGGCGGCGAGCGCATGCGAAAGCTGCGAGATCGAAAAAACGAAGACCAGATCGAAGAACAGTTCGAGGAAGGTCACCTTGCTGCCGCTGGCACTGCCCTTGGCGCGCAGCCAGTTCTTTCCGTTCATTTTCGCCATGTATCCCCCGATACCCATTGATTTCAGCGCGGCTTTTGGCCCGTATCGCGGTCCATGCCCTTTTCCCGGAGCTCGTCCTCATAGGCGGAAAACAGCTCAGCACCCCGTTCGCCGAGCTCGCGCAGATAGGTCCAGGTGTAGATGCCGGTGTCATGCATATCGTCGAATCCGATCCGGACGGCGTAATTGCCGGTCGGCATCATCGAGATGATCGCGACATTGCGCTTGCCCGGCACCGTCACCTTTTGCCCCGGCCCGTGGCCCTGCACCTCGGCAGACGGCGACAGCACGCGCAACAGCTCTGCCGACAGGTCGAAACTCTGGCCGTCGTCGAAGGTTATCGCCAGCCTCTGCCGATCTTTCGAAACGCGGAGTTCGCTCGGCCAGATATCGCTCATCTCTATCACCCTCTTTCCCCTGGAGAAGTAGGCGTTCGCCTTTTTCGAGGCAAGAGC
This Rhizobium sp. NZLR1 DNA region includes the following protein-coding sequences:
- a CDS encoding GGDEF domain-containing protein, giving the protein MNTAVAPKVQVPDVAGQITYAMRSMGVAPIPRNYELFYEAYIGSNPALTRDLAALGGQATQAELDELGAQYFTSSPARVFDDAHTRISGELDGLLRVLRQEQNSLESYTRLLGETHKRITSKSNASVELIENAIELLSQATGDTMAHGERTVGDVVQRSQEMDQVRKELDEYKRIANTDSLTRLSNRRAFDERLAAVFNNPGMRPVTALLLADIDNFKKINDTYGHPVGDKILATVASVIRSNVRRDVFVARAGGEEFALIIDGNTPEEITAIAERIRRTLETTSFKNSRTRVNYGPITVSIGICMASSAEDAGELYSKTDIALYGAKNAGRNCTILYQDGMQKDFTKSWLIYKS
- a CDS encoding alpha/beta fold hydrolase, encoding MANFARKVTRLGFSLLQAVSPDLAGRAAFLLFCRTPSPRPKGAKAKAAHAAGAARLDGAERFTLRLAGGAKTHAYRLNGGARGRRKRYLVTHGWGSSTEYMAELVSMLSATGAEVVALDFPGHGRASRRFLHMGLAVKAIAAIEARFGAFDAVIGHSFGGAALVVSVAGLLPDVAPVTAERLVLIGAPSEMAWLFTDFGRMIGLRPAAQAALENEVRHVTGRRLEDFDAGDAASAIGRPVLVIHAEDDKEVPPAHAKRYQAAGEGVRLFWANGFGHRRILAAAPVLAAIAAFLGAVQGEEDMADEGIKNAAEIIPFFELPVKRAAL
- a CDS encoding pyridoxamine 5'-phosphate oxidase family protein encodes the protein MKIISSIDELNTIYGAGLSQASVDKVTKRLTPLYRQMIALSPFAALATVGPEGLDCSPRGDLGGVVRVVDDETLHLPDWRGNNRVDSLSNIVRDPRLALMFLIPGSNTTMRINGRGVVSDDEAVLSSFEMDGIHPRTVVVISIDEVYFQCARAVMRAELWNGQHFADPAGLPTPGQMLKAAVGDFDQETYDREWPGRAAKTMW
- a CDS encoding MarR family transcriptional regulator, with product MNKNQSLPWDHPRFRSWIAVARACQLMQQSLTRSLANLDIKPPHLDILVNLYRFEAISQQELARKLLVGRSNMSMLLPQMEKRGLIERRGDARDKRVLRLYLTPEGRTLTEAAMVIQTDLIERSLSQEPIEQCMATATSMERIITVLLSDLRDED
- a CDS encoding low temperature requirement protein A, which encodes MAKMNGKNWLRAKGSASGSKVTFLELFFDLVFVFSISQLSHALAAHYTPLGAAEAALMTFAVWWVWIFTAWVTNWLDPDRTPVRGMLVALMMLGLLLSASIPEAFGDKGLLFAGAYVAMQVGRSLFTTYAMTRVDRANTLNFIRITTWLVVAAVFWIAGGLLDHEARLIAWVIALAIEYAGPAAGFAVPGLGRSTAGDWDVSGAHMAERCALFVIICLGEAILVSGRTFSELPFSGLTGIVFVTGFIGTVTMWWLYFRFGHGRAAHRIEHEATPGALARLAFTYGHIPILAGIIVHAVAVEFMFSHPHETGDLGIAAAVLGGSGLFLIGNLWFKGATSGQLPLSHLAGLVLLILLAFVAPFIEIYLMGMLATLVLIIVAAWEYRSLTGTAAAPTLH
- a CDS encoding DUF971 domain-containing protein; this encodes MSDIWPSELRVSKDRQRLAITFDDGQSFDLSAELLRVLSPSAEVQGHGPGQKVTVPGKRNVAIISMMPTGNYAVRIGFDDMHDTGIYTWTYLRELGERGAELFSAYEDELREKGMDRDTGQKPR
- a CDS encoding fumarate hydratase, with product MADDLFPLGKDTTPYRKISGDHVSVDSFKGQEILTVEPEAIRLLAETAFADINHLLRPGHLKQLASILDDPEATDNDRFVAYDLLKNANIAAGGVLPMCQDTGTAIIMGKKGRRVWTEGGDTAALARGVMDAYEKKNLRYSQLAPVKMFEEKNTKNNLPAQIDIYEEGTDAYEFLFVAKGGGSANKTFLYQGTPSLLTHDRMIDFLKEKILTLGTAACPPYHLAIVIGGTSAEMNLKTVKLASTRYLDELPTEGSESGHAFRDLEMEKEIHRLTQQMGVGAQFGGKYFCHDVRVIRLPRHGASLPIGLGVSCSADRQAKGRITRDGIFVEQLETDPSKYMPEIDEAKLSESTVRIDLNRPMAEVLAELSRHPVKARLSLSGTIIVARDLAHAKIRERLEKGEGMPEYLKNHPIYYAGPAKTPVGYASGSFGPTTAGRMDSYVDQFQSFGGSMVMLAKGNRSRAVREACKKHGGFYLGSIGGPAARLAQDCIRKVEVYEYPELGMEAVWKIEVEDFPAFIVIDDKGNDFFQELNLG